In one Ictidomys tridecemlineatus isolate mIctTri1 unplaced genomic scaffold, mIctTri1.hap1 Scaffold_562, whole genome shotgun sequence genomic region, the following are encoded:
- the LOC144374039 gene encoding olfactory receptor 2B11-like — protein MRSDNQSLLWDPPKYFILLGISDRPWLELPLFVVLLVSYILTMLGNISIILVSRLDAQLQSPMYIFLSHLSFIDLCFTTTTVPQMLANMGSSRKTISYGGCTMQYAIFHWLGCTECIVLAAMALDRYVAICEPLRYAIIMHRSLCQQLVAVAWLSGFGNSLVQVVLTVQLPFCGRQVLNNFFCEVPAIIKLSCAADTAVNDTTLAVLVAFFVLVPLAVILLSYGFIARAVLRIQSSKGRHKAFGTCSSHLMVVSLFYLPAIYMYLQPPSSYSQEQGKFISLFYSIITPTLNPFIYTLRNKDVKGALRRLLARAWKPCRR, from the coding sequence ATGAGAAGTGACAACCAGAGCCTCCTGTGGGATCCTCCGAAGTACTTCATCCTTCTGGGCATCTCTGACAGACCATGGCTAGAACTTCCTCTCTTCGTGGTCCTCCTGGTGTCCTACATTCTGACCATGCTGGGAAACATTTCCATCATCCTGGTGTCACGGCTGGATGCCCAGCTGCAGAGTCCCATGTACATCTTCCTCAGCCACCTGTCCTTCATAGACCTGTGCTTCACGACCACCACAGTCCCCCAGATGCTGGCCAACATGGGCAGCTCCAGAAAGACCATCAGCTACGGTGGCTGCACCATGCAGTATGCCATTTTCCACTGGCTGGGGTGCACCGAGTGCATCGTCCTGGCTGCCATGGCCCTGGACCGTTACGTGGCCATCTGTGAGCCCCTGCGGTATGCCATTATCATGCACCGCTCTCTCTGCCAGCAGCTTGTGGCTGTGGCCTGGCTCAGTGGCTTTGGCAACTCCCTCGTTCAAGTGGTCCTGACAGTCCAGCTGCCCTTCTGCGGGCGGCAGGTGCTGAACAACTTCTTCTGCGAGGTGCCAGCTATAATCAAGCTGTCCTGTGCGGCGGATACCGCAGTGAATGACACCACGCTGGCCGTTCTGGTGGCCTTCTTTGTGCTGGTCCCCCTGGCTGTTATTCTCCTCTCCTATGGCTTCATTGCCCGGGCTGTGCTCAGGATCCAGTCCTCCAAGGGACGGCACAAGGCCTTTGGGACCTGTTCCTCCCACCTGATGGTGGTCTCCCTCTTCTACCTGCCTGCCATCTACATGTATCTACAGCCCCCCTCCAGCTACTCCCAAGAGCAGGGCAAGTTCATCTCCCTCTTCTACTCCATAATCACACCCACCCTCAATCCCTTCATCTACACCCTGAGGAATAAGGACGTGAAGGGAGCTCTCAGGAGACTCCTGGCCAGGGCCTGGAAGCCCTGCAGAAGATAA